GGAAAGAGTCTACATGAATGAAGCGGGGGTGTCAAGCATTAGATATAATTCCCTTTCAGAGCTACCTGAGAGATTCATCGTATTCCATCCACCCTCTCACGAGATGATCCCCTGGACCGGAATCGTCCTGGGCATATTCTCGGTGGGCGTCTGGTACAACTGCGCCAATCAATTCATGATCCAGCGTTGTCTGGGGGCCCGCAGCGAGTGGGATGCTCGGATGGGGATCGTGATGGCGGGGTTCAGCAAGGCCGTTCTTCCACTGATCGTCGTAGTTCCGGGCATCATAGCCTTCTACCTCTTTCAGGACCGGATCAGCGATGGGGACCAGTCGTGGCCCTTTCTCGTCCAACAATTCCTTCCGTCAGGCTTGGTTGGTCTTGTTCTTGCGGGACTCGCCAGCGCCATCCTCTCCACACTGAGCGCCATTACCAATTCCTCCTCGACGATATTCACGCTGGACCTTTACCGGGCGATTCTGCGCCCCGCAGCGGATGACCGGGAGCTGCACATGGTGGGACGAATCAGTGCGGCCGCAGCCATGCTGATTGGCGTGTTCGTGGCGACTGTTGCCGCCTCGGCAAAAGGTGTCACGGTTTTTGGATTGATCCAACAAATATTCTTCTATATCGCTCCGCCCATATCGGCGGTCTTTCTGGCGGGTATCCTGTGGCCAGGAGCCACATCTGCAGCTGCAACGATCACACTGGTCGCAGGCTTTACCATCCTTCTGCCCCTGGTGGCCTTTGTGATCTTTCCTGGTTTTGCCTTTCTGCAGCCCTACGACAATTTCATGCACCACACCTTCACGGTTTTTGTTCTTTCCGTGATTCTGCTCGTAGTCGTCTCTCTATTTACTAAACCGAAGTCGCGGCAGGAGTTGGAGGGCGTGATCTGGACCAAGAGCGCTTTTGGCATTCTGGCAGATGAAAAAAGCAGATACCGTGGAATCCGCAGTCTGCCGCTGTGGTGGGCGGTGATGGTTCTGATCATCGTAAGCCTCTACGGTTACACCAACTCCAGGGGAGCGCAGACGCAAGTGATGGAAGCGGAAGAGCTGGAGTACATCATCCCGGATTCAGCCACGGCAGGTCTCCAGGCCCGCCAGGAATTGGAGGACTTCAATCTGTGGACAGGCAGCGGTCAAGTACTGTTCACACCGGGCAGCCCGGGCGATGCAATAACGTTCCGGCTTCCAATTGACCGCGCCGGTGAGTATCGGATCGCTGCCATGGTGACACGAGGTCCTTCCTACGGCCGGTTCCGGGTTACTCTCGATGGCAAGGAGGCTCAGATCAGTTACCCGGTCTCCAGGCTGACGCCGCAGGGAGACATCGAGATCTCCCATACGAAGGACTCAGCTTTTGATTCCAGGCGAGTTGCAGGTGAAGAACCCTCTGCAGCCGACAGGTCGAGCATCGCCGGCGCCCATGTGGTGCAGCGGCTGTCGTTGGGTGAGTTCAGGTTGGAGGCAGGCCCTCATCTTGTCGTGTTCGAAGCGATCGATCTGCTGGAAGCAGGTTCGCAGATTGGTGTCGACCAGCTCATAATCACCCCGGAGGGGCATTAGCCAGCAACTGGTCCAGCAGGTCTCCGAGGTCAAATCGTCAGGCCATGATGGAATGAATCGGGTTTCCGTAATCGATTTTCAGCCGTTTCCGACCTGGAACCTCCAGCTTGTGGGGATCAAGACCCAACTGATGCAGTACGGAGGCATGAATGTCGGTAACATAGTGGCGATTTTCTACGGCGTGGAAACCCAACTCGTCAGTGGCGCCGTGCGTTATGCCGCCGTTGATTCCACCTCCGGCCAACCAGACCGAGAAACCGTAGGGATGGTGGTCCCGCCCCGGTTCTCCTCCTCCTTCCGCAGGCTGAGACCCGGGTGTTCTTCCAAACTCGGTAGCCCAAACCACCAGGGTCTCGTCCAACATTCCCCGCTGCTTGAGGTCCTTCAGCAACGCGGCCATAGGTCGGTCAACCTCGGCGCACCGCTTGCTGTGGCTGCTCTTCAGACTTTTGTGTGAATCCCAGGATCCAGCTCCTCCATTGCTTCCGTGATAGACCTGAACAAACCGCACTCCTCTTTCCACCAGGCGCCGAGCGGTCAGGCAAATCTCACCGAACGGCCGGGTGTTCTCCTGATCCAGCCCGTAGAGCCTGCGAGTGGCTTTGCTTTCCTCCTGGAAGCGAAAGACCTCCGGCACGGCAGTTTGCATTCGAAAGGCAAGCTCATACGACCGAATACGCGCTCGCATCGCCCGGTCCTCAGGGTACTCCACCCCAGCCAGACGGTTGAGCTCCGCAAGCAATTGAAACTCAGCTTCCTGCTCCTCCTTGTAGAGTTGGGTCTCGGGAGACGCAAAGGGCAGCGGATTCTCCGGATCGACTGCGAGTTGCACCCCGTTGTGTTCCGGCCCCAGATACCCGGCGCCATGGACGGCTATGCCTCCACAACAGGTGTCCACAGGCTCTCCCAAGGCGACAAACTGAGGCAAGTTTTCGTTCAACGAGCCGAGCCCGTAGTGAACCCAGGAGCCCACGGTTGGCAAGCTCCCCTCGAGGACATGTCGGCCGGTGTGAAACTGAAGTTGAGCCCCGTGATTGTTGTCGGTTGTCCAAACAGACCGGACGACAGCGATATCATCGATGCACCCGCCAAGATGCGGCCACCAATCGCTGACCTCAATCCCACTTTCACCGCGTTTTCTGTAACCGGTTTGCAGCGGAAAAATCGTCTGTCGAACCTTGTGTTGGCTTGCAGGTGCTCGAACGCCCTCCTCGACGTAGGGCGAGTCCAGGGTATCCTTGTAGGGCGTCTCAGCGATGCTCTTGCCCGCATATTTGTTGAGAGCGGGTTTCGGATCGAAACTCTCCATATGGCTCGTGCCGCCAACCATGAAGAGCCAGATCACGCTTTTCGCCTTGGGGGCAAAATGGGGCGTACCGTCAGGTCGTTGCCATGGTCCACCGACTTCGGCCCGCACGATTCCCTCCCGCTCGAGCATAGCCCCCAGGACGAGACCCGTGAAACCCATGCCACAGTCCGCCAGAAAGTTCCTTCGCCTGATGTTGCAACAGCCATCGTAGCTGTGCGGATTTCTTGCTTTCATATACATGGGGCTCTCATCGAATGGTAATGAACTCGTTGTGATTGAATAAAACGTGAATCAGATTCTCCCGGGCTCTCAAATGAGGCTCTGGCGCCGGAAGAATCGCTTTGGGCTCATCGGCAGCCTCGGCCCACAAGGGAGTCAGCTCTTCCGGTCGGCGCAACAATTCAGCCTGTCGCTGCAAAAAGTCCTCCGTTTTGGCCAGTTCCAGTGCGGACGGGGGCCGCCCCAAGACCGTTTCGAAGCCAGCCTTGACGAAATGCTCCGCAGACAATGGATTTCCATCGCCGGCCGAGGTGAGACGACGGGCCAGAAGCCGCGCCTGATCAAAGCTCACCTGGCTGTTGGCCATAGCCAGTGACTGGTGGGGGGTTATACTTTCCTTACGACGATAGCAATCGCCCGGATCAGCGGCGTCGAACAACTTGAGAAACTCAAGCTGCGCATCCGGTGCATGCTGAAAGTAGATGCTACGGCGCCGGGAGGTATTTCTTTCGCCGATATCAATCTCCGGTCCCCCCATTTTAGTGTCCAGATGGCCGGCGACGAGGAGTATGCTGTCACGAACGACCTCAGCTTCCATGCGGCGGGGATTCATGCGCCACAGGTAGCGATTTTCGGAATCAGCAGCGCGACTCAAGTGATTCTCCTCGTCGGTCCATGACTGCATGCGGTAAGTGTTGCTGGTGAGGATCAACCGGTGCATGGACTTCATGCTCCAACCGCTTTCCATGAGCTCCACGGCCAGCCAGTCCAGCAACTCAGGGTGACTCGGCGGCTCACCATTAGCACCAAAGTCGGTGACACTGGGCACCAGTGCACTACCGAAGTGGCGAAGCCAGATATGGTTGACGGCCACGCGGGCCGTCAGCGGGTTTTCCCGACTTGCAATCCATCTGGCCAGCGCCAACCTCCGACCCGTGCTCGTCTTCGGGTAAACCTCCCCGATCGGGCTGTAATCTGATCTGTCCTTCAAGGCATCGAGAGCGGCCTGCAGTTGCTTCCGCACCTCCTGCACTTTTTTCTTTGCATCCTTCCTTGCGTCTTGACTCCCAGACTCCTTGCTGCTTCTGGCCTCCGCCAATTGTTGGCGAGCTTGCAGCAAGTTCTCTTCCGCCGCGGCCAGATTCGCCTCTTGTTCCGCCTCCATGGCGGCCAGGGCCAGTGCTTCAGCCCTTTGGTCGGGAGCATTCCTGAATTTTGCCCTGTCGGCCGCAATACGGGCTTCCATGGCCGTCAGGTATGCACGTGCATGGGCCAGCATTTTCTCGGCCAATTCCAAAGCAGCTTGCGCTTGGGGCACTGTGAGGGCGGCCGTATCATCCTCTCCTTCTTCTGCCGAGGCCTCGCCCGATTCACTCTCATCTGCACCAGAAGGAGTCGTGAAGGAAGTCCTGCCGTCTTCGAGAAGACTCATACGGGCCCGTGCGCTTGCGGCGCCCAGCTCCTGGCCGGCCTTCAGAAGGTCTCTCTCCGCCTTCTCGATCTTTGTTTTCGCTTGAGCAATCAAATCCCTATGCACGTAATCCCGGATATCAGGGTAATAGGCATCCAGCGGCAAGTGGACCGGCTGGATGTCGAACTTCAAATCCCCGAAAACCTCGGGTATATCGGGTGAAAGGACGTTTGCCTTATCCGGATTTGTCTCATCACCCCGAATCAAAAGGTAGGTCGGGGCGCCAGGATCAGACTCGAACGCCCGTGGAAGACCGTCCCTTCCAAGGTCCGGCTCACCCGATACCCTGTCGGTCCGCACGCCGTGGGGCTCGAAAAACGCCCAGAAGCGGTAATAATCTTCCTGTGAAATCGGATCGTATTTATGGTCATGGCAGCGAGCGCAATTGAGGGTGACTCCCAAAAAGGCCGCAGCCGTATGGTCCACGGTGTCCTGAAGCCAGACGTGTCGATTGCGCCTCCAGTTTCGTGCCAGGAATCCCGTGGCGCGCACTGTTTCGGAATCCGTGGGCGCGATTTCATCTCCTGCCAACATCTCGACGATCATCCGATCGTAGCTCTTGTCGTCGTTGAGTGATTCGATGATCCAGTCGCGCCATCGCCAGATGTGTCTCCTGCTGTATCGGACATCGTTGGTTTTACGCCAACCGTACCAATCGCTGTAACGCCAGACATCCATCCAATGACGACCCCAACGTTCTCCGTAATGAGGACTGGCCAGGAGCCGATCAACAACCGTCTCATAGGCGTCTGCCGATGAATCGGCCAAAAAGGATTCAACCTCCTCTCGAGTCGGGAGAAGACCAATCAGGTCCATGTAGATACGCCGCACCAATACGCGTTTGTCTGCGGGGGGCAACGGCTTCAGCCCGAGCTTCTCGTGACCAACCGCTATGAATGCGTCTATGGGATTGAGAACCCAGTCCTGCCTGTCGACCCGAGGAACCGGCGGCCGGACCGGAGGCTGAAAGGACCAGTGATCGCTTCGCACCGGCTTTTCGGGGAGAGCCTCAGCAACCAGCGGTTTATCGTAGAAAACCCCGGAATCAATCCATTTGGCAATATTTGCGACGGCCTCCTTACTGAGCTTCTCACCCCCCAAGGGCATGTGAGGTTTCTCACCGTGAGACACCAATTTGTATAGGAGGCTCGCGTTTGAATTCCCGGGAACGACGTCGGGTCCCCGGTCACCTCCCCTCAGCAGGCGGTCTCGCGTGGAGAGATCAAGTCCGGAGGATTTTTCCGAACCGCCACCATGGCATCCCAGACAATGGGTCTTGAGGATCGGACGAATTTGAGTGGTAAAGAAAATCGCATCATCTTCCGGCGAAGCCGTTTGCTCCCTTGCATCCAGAGTTTTGCCCAACAGGATGGCAACGAAACCCAACAACGTAAGGTATACCACTCGCTTCCACTGTCCAGACCGGGATCCAACAAAGATGCCGGTTTCAGGATCTTCACGATTAGTGTCCATTGTGATGTTCCGGTTGCTCATGATTCCATCGGCCACAGAAGCAGACTGTCGACGCCGTGTTCTCCTATTCGCCTCGTATCCCTCGCCACCTGTCACTGGGCGCCGATTCGAACAAGATTCGTTCCCGCGAAGTCCTCGGTGACGAACAAGTAGTCTCGCTCCCGGACGGTCTTGGCGACCGCAGTGACCGCCCGGCCATCGATCTGCACAGTCTGCCCTTTCTTTTTCGAAGGGATCATCAGACTCAGTCCCTGGACCTTCCGGGGGGCGTCAAGGAAAAATTCATAGCCGCTTTCATTCTCGCGGAACCCGCGGATTCTGACTTGACTGCGGGCCCGCACGAAATCATGCCACTGGTCGCCACTCACAATGGGAACTCCCAATTCTTTGGCGATCTCGATGCAGCCAAGCGTCCAGGCCTTGTTGGAATTGACGGAATCGGGGATTGGGAACAGGTAGAACGGCGGATGAAAGTTGATCGCAACCGCGGTATGAAAGCGAGCGATGCTGTTGTTGAGCAGCTCGCGGAATCTGGTCAGGGCTTCCTCGGTGCTCCAGTTGGAGGAATAGAACATTTGAGAAATGATGACATCGTCCTCGTACTGCGTAAGCTGCTGATAAATATCGGCAATCTTGCCGAACCGGTTCACAAAACGCATCGGCAAGCCACTTCCGGTCATGTACCCGTCGTAAACGGGAATGAAATTGACGTAGGTGAAGTCCATTCCGACACCAACTTCGGCCAATAGGCGAGCCTGCGTGACCCAACCCATCCAGCGCAAGTTGTGCATCCGGGTGGTATGAACGGGAAGTCCGTAGACCTCTCGGAACTCCCGGACGTCTCTCTGCAATATCGACCGCATTTGCGCCTGGTTCGGAAACAGAACGTCGGAGCCGCCCTCGAAATGAACCCCAAATGAGATCTGATTCGGTTCCCACGATTGATGGAAGAGGTGGACTGACGGGGCTCCACCTTCACCGAAGGGACGGGTCAAGTAGATGGTCAACGGGACACCGAGTGCCACAATGTCTTTTCGAACTGCTTCCATGTCACTTGCAGTTCCAAATTCGTGGTCACTCGTCAGGATGAAGACAGCATCGGCGCCGGCCGGAAAGTACCAGAGCCTCGGCAACGTTTGCGGCTCCGTCAAACTCCGGAGAATTCCGGTCAAGAAATGCATTTGCTGGTCTGCCTGGGGGATCATCACCTTGGCCGAATCGATCCAATGGTCTTTACCGCTCAAAAACATGTCGTTGGGCCGGAGCCCCCCGACCGCATCATTTTCCTGGTCGGCCCACGCCGGATTGCCTTGGCGGGTCAGGGCGATGCTCCAGGGAAGATCGTAGGCGAAGACGACGAACCGTCCTTGGCCGAGATCGCCTTCGAGAATCGCAACATCCTGGGACGGCCGTTCTTGCCCGAACCAAGCCAACGGGCGGATTCCGGGAGCAGTGTAAAGGCGACTGGAGCCGTGGATCTGAAGGCTCTCGGAAACCAATCCAAGTGCCTCGGACCGGCTTGATTCAAATTGGAAATATGCGTGGTCGGCATCCAACTCCGGTCCGGCTTCGAGGCCCAGTCTTTTGCCGAGGTTCGGCTGGGGTAGAAACGAAACGAGGTGGCCTCCGGACTTCACGTAGGATTCGATCCGATCCAGTTGGTCGTCCGTGTAGGATCCCGAAGGGAGGATCGCGACACGATATTTTCCAAGATCGCCGGGCGCCAACTCAGCCAGACGCTTGAGGTCGTGTTCGACGAGACCTTCAGCAAGCAGGATCTCTGCGATATAGGCGCTGAAGTCCCGTACTCCTTCGTTTTGTTGAACGATCAGAATTCGCGGCGACTGACTGTGGACGGGATGAATCAGAACCAGTAACAACCCCGAAGTCAGCAACGTCTTGAATGGGTTGCAAGCGATGAATCGTCTTTTCCAGCTATGCATGGTGGACCTGCCTTTTCTGCTTCCAAGAAAAAGGAGGGGCGATTTCCAATCGCCCAATCTTTGTCGCCAATTTGTCAGTCAGGAGTTCGGCGATTGGAAATCGCCGCTCCAGTTCGGCGGTTAGGAAACCGCCGCTCCTTTCCTTTTTCTGCCGGGCGTCCGCCGGCCCGAGCCGGTGGGGAAGCTCCTGAGTCGATGGGACATTAGGGGACATCGGTTGCTGAGATTCCAGCGATCTAATTCGGTTCCTCGACGGTCAATATTTGATCTGCTTTCAGATTTCGCAGTGTCTGGACAACTCCGGTTGGCCACCGGATGAAGAGTGCATCGATTCTGTCCTTTTGGCCCAGACCGAAATACAGGCGACGATCGCTGCCGGAGAGGTAACTGTCTCCGCTGGCGACCTCTTGAACTTGGTTTCGGTGGTGATCTGACTTCAACCAGGCCCGGGCGCCGATGGCATCGCGATTGCTCCGGGATCCGACCAGTTGCAGCAGGAGCCAGTGTCGATCGCCGTTTGCCTGATTGTAGAGCAGATTGGGACGCCCATCCAGATTTGAGACGACGATGTCCAGTGCGCCATCGTTATTCAGGTCGCCGACCGCCGACCCGCGGCCGACCCGTTTTGGTTGGGCCAGAATATGAGACTCGTTGGAAAAAGTGCCGTCTCCCAGGTTCCGGTAGAAAAGGTCTTCCTGCGGATAGGTCAGGTCCGTCTCTCGCTCGACTTCGGGATAGAGATGACCGTTAACGACCGAGAGATCTCTCCACCCGTCGCCATCGTAATCCAGGAATGCGCTGCCCCAGCCCATGTAGGAAAAACTGTCGGTGAGTTTGGCGCGGGCAGTGACGTCGATGAAGAATCCATTTCCCAGATTCTTATAGAGCGTGTTGGTGTCTTGCGCGAAGTTGGTCACGAAGAGGTCGAGATGGTCATCGCCGTCGTAATCCCCAAAGGCCACGCCCATCCCGGCTTGCTCCAACCCGTCTCCGCTCAGAGCCACACCGGTTAGCAATCCCACTTCCGAGAAGGTTCCGTCCCCTTGATTTTGAAAGAGGAAATTCGGGTTCGAATCATTGGCAACGTAAATGTCCAAATCCCCGTCGTCGTCATAATCGAGAGAGACGACTCCCAGGCCGTAGTAGCCCGGGTCCTCGATCCGGCTGGACCGTGTGGCCTCGGCGAATGAACCGTCGCCCAGATTCTGGAAGAGAACGTCTTCGTCGCCCGGCAGCCCCTGTGGCCCGCACATGACTTTCAGGCCCATGTATGAGCAGAAACGATTCTCATCCGGGTTCGGAGGCGGCAGGCTCAGGTCAAGCTTCACGTAGGCCGCAACGTAGAGATCGAGCAGGCCGTCGCGATCATAGTCGCCCCAGGAACAACCCGTGCTCCAGCCGCGGTGAGCCGTCCCGGATTTTTCGCTGATGTCCGCGAAAGTCTCGTTGCCGAGGTTTTCGTAGAAGACGTTGGGACCCAGATTGGTCACGTAGAGGTCCTGATCCCCGTCGTTGTCGAAGTCGGCAGCCGCACACCCCATCCCCCAACCCGGATCACCGACCCCGGTCTTCGCCGTCACATCCTTGAAATGACCATTCCGCAGATTCTTGAAGAGGTAATTCCGGAGACGCGCGGGGTCTGTTTTTTGAGATTGACCGGGAACGGTGGAACCATTGACGACATAGACATCGAGCCAGCCATCGTTGTTGTAGTCAAACAGGCAGACCCCTCCGGTCATGCCCTCCACCAGGTATTGCTTGTGGTCGGGATCGCCGGCGCGAATCTGGGCGTGAAGACCATGTCGGGCGGCCGTGTCCCGGAAAACCGCCGGCTGCCCGTTACCGGAGGCCTGGGCGCGGCCATTGCTGGGAGCGAGCAGAATCAACAGGAGGTTCCATGACAGTCGACGGATGGCGGAACGCCGCCGCCGCGTCAGAGCATCAGGCCGGCTACGAGGTGTCGACAAGGACTTACCGGACCGGAGAGCTTCTCTCGCAGAGAAAAAGAGTCGAATCGATCGAAACCGCCTGCCAAAGGTGATGCTTCACGCCAATCCCGGTCTTGCTTTAGCAGGCGGTTCCCGATACCGCAGTCACATCCCAACGGCGTCCTACAAATGTAAATCCGGTAGCCCGTCGGTCAGAACCTGAACTTCAGAGCAAACTGAATCTGCCGTCCTGTTCCGGCGCCCCGGATGGTTCCCACGGTGCCCGAAGCCAGATTACTGACCGGATTGGCGAAATTCGGACGATTCAACAAGTTAAAGAACTCTCCTCGCAACTGCAGGCTGCTGGTTTCGGTCACCGTAAAGTTCTTCATCAATCCGAAATCAACATTGGCAAATCCGGGTCCCACGAGAGTGTTTCGCCCCAAGGTTCCAAACGTCAATACGGGATTGGGTTCGAACGCGTCCGGATTGAAATACCTCCGTATGAGCTGCCCCCGGTCGCGTCCGGTATCCAGTTTCGCATTTCCAAACTGATTGGGCCGGTCCTGGCCGAGCGCCGTCCGGGAGTTGTCCAGACCTGTCACCACCGTGAAAGGACTTCCACTCTGCATGCTGACCAAGCCCGTAAACTGCCAGCCGCCCAGCGTATTCCTGATGATGACCGAATCATGCCGGGCGAGCCAGCCCGGACTCCAGACCCACGAAGCGGAGAAGATCTGGCGCCGGTCAAACAACGCCGGTCCCCGGTCCAGTCCGGGGTTGTCCGAATCCTGATGGACGCCACGATTTTGGTACCCCGTACGGGTTGTATCGATCCATTTGCTCCAAGTGTAGTTCACATTGAGCAGGTAGTTGTTGGTAAACCGTTTGCTCAACACCATCTGCAGTGCGTTGTAGTTGGAAGACGCACCGTCTTCGAAGCGCCGAATGGTGCCTATGCCGGCCGGGTTGTAACGGCGGCGCTGCTGGCGGTTCCCCAACGTGCATTCCTCAGGGTTGCGGGATGGACAACTTGCGGGATTCCTTTCCACGGTGTCGGCCAGTTTACGCACCGTATTTCCTACAAACGCAACCTCAAGAAGATAGTCTCCCGGCAATTGCTGCTGCACGGCAAGACTGTAATGCTGAATGTAAGGGTTTCGGATTTCCGGTTCGATCGCCCAAGCCGAGATCGGTTTAGAAAAGATCACGACTCCGGTTTCCGGACAAAATGTCGATATTGTTCCCGGGCAAGCACTGGGCAAGGGATTCTCTCGAAAGGGATTGGAAAACTCGCTCAAGAGGTCCGATGTCAGCGAGAAGATGGGAAGAAACGGCTGGTTCAGCGCCGAAAACTGAGAGTAGCCATTGGTGCTGAACTGGTAAAAGACACCCCACCCGGCACGGACGCTCGTCTTTCCGGTTCCGAACACGTCCCAGGCCAAGCCCAAGCGGGGGGCGAAGTTGTTCTTGTCGGCCAAATAGGTCGCTCCCGAAATACCCGGATCGTTTCCATACGCCATCCCCTCGGGGGCTGTGGGGAAAAGCGTGGACTGGTATCCCGGTATCCAGGTCGCAATTCTATCGTCCTGTTCCCGAACGGGATCGTCGTACTGATATCTCAATCCCAGATTGAGAGTGACGTTGCTCGAAACCTGGTAGTCGTCCTGAACGAAGAAGTTCAGGAACCAGGAACGGTGATCTTCCCGCTCCAGGAGCAAGAGGAGGTTGCTGACGTGGCCGAGCATGAAGTCGCCCAACGTATTGCCGGTGAGCTCCCCATTGAAGGTGAACAGTCCCTGGTCGAAATTGGGACGACCCACCATGTGAAGCTTCTCAAAGGAGAACCCGAACCGAACGGTGTGATCTCCCTCAGTGACATGGACCGTATCCTGCGCCTGCCACGTGTTGTCGAGTCTCACGTGGTTCCCGAGAAAACTCGAGGAGAGACTGAAACGACCCACGACATTAATGTTGGGAGGGAACGGAATTTCAGTGTTGACGCCCTGGATTCCGTAGTCAGCCGGCCCCCGCTCATTCGAGTGAAGTTGGGACTCGTCCCGGCGCCCGTATGAAATCTGAGCCTCATTGATCACCCGGGGACTGAATGTGTGGGTGTTTTGCAACGTGGCGTTGTGAACGGAATAGGGCGTCGTCTTGGTGGTCCAGGGAATATTCCCGTCGTTGCGGAAGAAGTCCGATTTGTCTCTCCAGAACCGTCCCGTCAGTCGATTATTCTCGGTGAACTGATGATCCACACGTATCAGATACTGATCGCCGTTGGATCCCGCGCTCGTATTCAACGCGAACCCGCCACCCGGAGCGTTGGCATTCGGAAGTTCCGAAATCACATTCAGTGCGGCCGGGTCCAGCCTACTTGAAGGAATGACGTCCCCCGGGAATCGTTCGCCCGTCACTGGATCGATGGGAGGATTGGAGGAAGCGGAGAAATCTCCCTGCCGCTCGAGGGCGCTGGGAGGAATGGCGCCTGACATCACCCGCGACTGGCGGATGCGGGTTCCCTGGTAGCCAAAGAAGAAGTGGGTCTTGTCCTTAATGACCGGTCCACCCACGGTTCCGCCAAACTGGTTGTACACCAGGAAGGGAGACGAAGGAGCAAAGAAGGAACGGGCGTTCAATCCGCCATTGCGATGGAACTCGAAAGCGCTCCCATGAAATTGGTTGGTTCCCGACTTGGTAACAACGCTGAAACTGGCCACCGAACCGCGGCCTTTCGAGGCATCGTAACTGTTGGTTTCCGCTCGAAACTCCTTGACCATGTCCGGCGGCGGCATGGGCAGCCCTCTGGCTCGTTGGACATTGTTGAATTGAGCTCCATCGAGTTGGAAAGAGTTCATCTGCCCGTTTCCGCCACTGATGTTCACCGTGATGTCCCGCGTGCCCTGTTCCGGCATCCGAATGAGTGCTGCGCCCGGAATCAAGGTGATCAATGCCAAGGGGTCTCGACCCCTCAGTGGCAGTTCGTCGACTCTCTTCTCGTCCATGAGTCGACTGATGGACGCGCTTCTGGT
The genomic region above belongs to Acidobacteriota bacterium and contains:
- a CDS encoding DUF1501 domain-containing protein, whose protein sequence is MKARNPHSYDGCCNIRRRNFLADCGMGFTGLVLGAMLEREGIVRAEVGGPWQRPDGTPHFAPKAKSVIWLFMVGGTSHMESFDPKPALNKYAGKSIAETPYKDTLDSPYVEEGVRAPASQHKVRQTIFPLQTGYRKRGESGIEVSDWWPHLGGCIDDIAVVRSVWTTDNNHGAQLQFHTGRHVLEGSLPTVGSWVHYGLGSLNENLPQFVALGEPVDTCCGGIAVHGAGYLGPEHNGVQLAVDPENPLPFASPETQLYKEEQEAEFQLLAELNRLAGVEYPEDRAMRARIRSYELAFRMQTAVPEVFRFQEESKATRRLYGLDQENTRPFGEICLTARRLVERGVRFVQVYHGSNGGAGSWDSHKSLKSSHSKRCAEVDRPMAALLKDLKQRGMLDETLVVWATEFGRTPGSQPAEGGGEPGRDHHPYGFSVWLAGGGINGGITHGATDELGFHAVENRHYVTDIHASVLHQLGLDPHKLEVPGRKRLKIDYGNPIHSIMA
- a CDS encoding DUF1553 domain-containing protein; this encodes MSNRNITMDTNREDPETGIFVGSRSGQWKRVVYLTLLGFVAILLGKTLDAREQTASPEDDAIFFTTQIRPILKTHCLGCHGGGSEKSSGLDLSTRDRLLRGGDRGPDVVPGNSNASLLYKLVSHGEKPHMPLGGEKLSKEAVANIAKWIDSGVFYDKPLVAEALPEKPVRSDHWSFQPPVRPPVPRVDRQDWVLNPIDAFIAVGHEKLGLKPLPPADKRVLVRRIYMDLIGLLPTREEVESFLADSSADAYETVVDRLLASPHYGERWGRHWMDVWRYSDWYGWRKTNDVRYSRRHIWRWRDWIIESLNDDKSYDRMIVEMLAGDEIAPTDSETVRATGFLARNWRRNRHVWLQDTVDHTAAAFLGVTLNCARCHDHKYDPISQEDYYRFWAFFEPHGVRTDRVSGEPDLGRDGLPRAFESDPGAPTYLLIRGDETNPDKANVLSPDIPEVFGDLKFDIQPVHLPLDAYYPDIRDYVHRDLIAQAKTKIEKAERDLLKAGQELGAASARARMSLLEDGRTSFTTPSGADESESGEASAEEGEDDTAALTVPQAQAALELAEKMLAHARAYLTAMEARIAADRAKFRNAPDQRAEALALAAMEAEQEANLAAAEENLLQARQQLAEARSSKESGSQDARKDAKKKVQEVRKQLQAALDALKDRSDYSPIGEVYPKTSTGRRLALARWIASRENPLTARVAVNHIWLRHFGSALVPSVTDFGANGEPPSHPELLDWLAVELMESGWSMKSMHRLILTSNTYRMQSWTDEENHLSRAADSENRYLWRMNPRRMEAEVVRDSILLVAGHLDTKMGGPEIDIGERNTSRRRSIYFQHAPDAQLEFLKLFDAADPGDCYRRKESITPHQSLAMANSQVSFDQARLLARRLTSAGDGNPLSAEHFVKAGFETVLGRPPSALELAKTEDFLQRQAELLRRPEELTPLWAEAADEPKAILPAPEPHLRARENLIHVLFNHNEFITIR
- a CDS encoding CRTAC1 family protein, producing MILLAPSNGRAQASGNGQPAVFRDTAARHGLHAQIRAGDPDHKQYLVEGMTGGVCLFDYNNDGWLDVYVVNGSTVPGQSQKTDPARLRNYLFKNLRNGHFKDVTAKTGVGDPGWGMGCAAADFDNDGDQDLYVTNLGPNVFYENLGNETFADISEKSGTAHRGWSTGCSWGDYDRDGLLDLYVAAYVKLDLSLPPPNPDENRFCSYMGLKVMCGPQGLPGDEDVLFQNLGDGSFAEATRSSRIEDPGYYGLGVVSLDYDDDGDLDIYVANDSNPNFLFQNQGDGTFSEVGLLTGVALSGDGLEQAGMGVAFGDYDGDDHLDLFVTNFAQDTNTLYKNLGNGFFIDVTARAKLTDSFSYMGWGSAFLDYDGDGWRDLSVVNGHLYPEVERETDLTYPQEDLFYRNLGDGTFSNESHILAQPKRVGRGSAVGDLNNDGALDIVVSNLDGRPNLLYNQANGDRHWLLLQLVGSRSNRDAIGARAWLKSDHHRNQVQEVASGDSYLSGSDRRLYFGLGQKDRIDALFIRWPTGVVQTLRNLKADQILTVEEPN